A genomic stretch from Hydrogenispora ethanolica includes:
- a CDS encoding methyltransferase family protein translates to MQKGPGEAAPDAAADAGMAGRRPGARNRDRAEEGLLVAGLNVLVMMLLVLFYLLFLGRSLLLIGQGVNPWMLGKGKRGLRQAVELLFLVGLVYWTFENFNAALGYRWPVLPELFYRPFFTSHALAGAGCLAMLLGLFLFSWALFSFGASWRIGIDRHSPGRLVTGGIFGTTRNPVFVAVDLFFLGSLLIYANLSFLLIFVLAALGIHYQILQEERFLLEQYGEAYARYQKQVHRYF, encoded by the coding sequence ATGCAAAAAGGGCCGGGGGAAGCCGCGCCGGACGCGGCGGCGGATGCCGGAATGGCTGGGCGCCGTCCCGGGGCCCGGAATCGCGACCGCGCGGAGGAGGGGTTGTTGGTGGCTGGCCTGAATGTACTGGTCATGATGTTATTGGTCCTCTTTTACCTCTTGTTTCTGGGCCGGAGTCTGCTCCTGATCGGGCAGGGCGTGAATCCCTGGATGCTGGGCAAGGGAAAGCGGGGGCTGCGCCAGGCGGTGGAACTCTTATTTCTGGTCGGGTTGGTCTATTGGACCTTTGAGAATTTCAATGCCGCCCTGGGGTACCGCTGGCCGGTGCTGCCGGAGCTTTTCTACCGGCCATTCTTCACCAGCCATGCGCTGGCGGGCGCCGGCTGCCTGGCGATGCTGCTGGGGCTCTTCCTGTTCAGCTGGGCGCTCTTCTCATTCGGCGCCTCCTGGCGGATTGGCATCGACCGGCATAGCCCCGGGCGGCTGGTGACGGGAGGGATCTTCGGAACCACCCGCAATCCGGTCTTCGTCGCGGTCGACCTCTTCTTCCTGGGGAGCCTGCTGATCTACGCCAACCTCTCTTTCCTGCTGATCTTCGTCCTTGCGGCGCTGGGAATTCACTATCAGATCCTGCAGGAGGAACGGTTCCTGTTGGAACAGTACGGCGAGGCGTACGCACGCTATCAAAAGCAGGTGCACCGCTACTTTTAG
- the rph gene encoding rifamycin-inactivating phosphotransferase, producing MNQYVLYFPEIDRFSLPRVGGKGANLGELSHIPGIAVPPGFCVSTKAYTDFVSTGQDFAALLQSLAAVDPRSLEELKSAGERMRNYLLSLAIPAPIQQEIRAAWRQTGSDAAYAVRSSATAEDLPGASFAGQQDTFLNVKGEREVLDSVRRCWASLFTDRAIAYRRQNGFGHDQVQLSVVVQRMVFPEVSGIMFTADPVTGNRKIAAIDASFGLGEALVSGLVSADLYQVKADQLLKKQIARKTVAMTAKPEGGTARVAIAGPQQTAQALADPDILRLAGLGRSIEAHFGTAQDIEWCLAGRQFYILQSRPVTTLYPVPPVSDAQLHLFISIGHPQMMTDALKPLGISVLRTIVPAGKDSPQAESDLLQEAGGRLYLDLTPLLAYPRVRKVLPELLPVADELLGRSVQEFIGRPEFQAAPPPERKLDLALIQKAFPTAFGILKNILGHDQSRAIAELNRFSAGQLRANRDRLQAVSGPERITRIQEILASLLPVIAAKAIPYVGAAFLTYKLIETLSHRWLGDAAELRAISKSPPGNVTTEMGLALGDVADAVRSHPAVIEYLKQAADRTFWDGLKAVPGGAEVLPAFQDFFARYGMRGTGEIDLTRPRWREVPTSLVPSILSHIQSFQPGQHRHAFRAGKTEAELAAARLLNRLRETPAGFLKARRMKRLIETHRALIGAREHPKYFMVQNLDLIKQALLQEAAALVAGGVLEHPEDIFWLSLPEIKTAMETRRFDRSLIGVRREKFERDAKLSPPRAITSEGEIITVKPGAQAQPGALAGSPVSAGTVEGRARVILRLEEARMDKGDILVAPYTDPGWTPLFPLAAGLVTEVGGLMTHGSVVAREYGIPAVVGVDNATRRIRDGQRIRVDGTRGLVEILEPDPDPT from the coding sequence ATGAATCAGTATGTCCTCTATTTCCCGGAGATCGATCGTTTTAGCCTGCCCCGGGTGGGCGGCAAAGGAGCCAACCTGGGCGAACTGTCCCATATTCCCGGAATCGCGGTTCCTCCCGGTTTTTGCGTTTCCACCAAAGCCTATACCGATTTCGTGAGCACCGGCCAAGATTTTGCCGCGCTGCTCCAATCCTTGGCAGCCGTTGACCCGCGCTCGCTGGAGGAACTGAAGTCAGCCGGCGAAAGGATGCGGAATTACCTGTTGAGCCTGGCGATCCCCGCCCCGATCCAACAGGAGATCCGCGCGGCCTGGCGGCAGACCGGCAGCGATGCGGCCTATGCCGTTCGTTCCAGCGCGACTGCGGAAGACCTGCCGGGAGCGTCATTCGCCGGTCAGCAGGATACCTTCTTAAATGTCAAGGGGGAACGGGAGGTGCTGGACAGCGTCCGGCGCTGCTGGGCCTCGCTCTTTACCGACCGGGCTATCGCCTATCGCCGTCAGAACGGTTTCGGGCACGATCAGGTCCAATTGTCCGTCGTGGTGCAGCGAATGGTCTTTCCCGAAGTGTCCGGAATCATGTTCACGGCCGATCCGGTGACCGGCAACCGCAAGATCGCGGCCATTGACGCCAGTTTCGGCCTGGGCGAGGCGCTCGTCTCCGGACTGGTCTCGGCCGATTTATACCAGGTCAAAGCGGATCAATTGCTCAAAAAACAGATCGCCCGGAAAACGGTTGCCATGACCGCCAAGCCCGAGGGCGGGACAGCCCGGGTGGCGATCGCCGGGCCGCAGCAGACTGCCCAGGCTTTGGCGGACCCGGACATCCTCCGGCTGGCCGGGCTGGGCCGAAGCATTGAAGCGCACTTCGGAACGGCGCAGGATATCGAATGGTGTCTCGCAGGCCGGCAATTTTATATCTTGCAGAGCCGGCCGGTTACCACGCTTTATCCCGTTCCCCCGGTCAGCGATGCCCAGCTGCACCTGTTTATCTCCATCGGTCATCCGCAGATGATGACCGATGCCCTGAAGCCGCTGGGCATCTCGGTACTGAGGACGATAGTTCCGGCCGGCAAGGATTCGCCCCAGGCCGAAAGCGATCTTTTGCAGGAAGCCGGCGGGCGGTTGTATTTGGATCTGACCCCGCTGCTGGCCTATCCGCGGGTCAGGAAAGTCCTGCCCGAGCTGCTGCCCGTTGCCGACGAATTGCTCGGCCGATCGGTGCAGGAATTCATCGGGCGTCCGGAATTTCAGGCCGCGCCGCCGCCAGAGCGGAAGCTGGATCTGGCTCTGATTCAAAAGGCCTTTCCGACAGCCTTTGGCATTCTGAAAAATATTCTGGGCCATGACCAGTCCCGGGCCATTGCGGAGCTGAACCGTTTCAGCGCCGGCCAGCTCCGGGCCAACCGGGACCGTCTGCAAGCGGTCTCCGGCCCGGAGCGGATCACGCGGATCCAGGAGATCCTCGCCAGCCTCCTGCCAGTGATTGCCGCGAAGGCAATCCCCTATGTCGGAGCCGCGTTTCTGACCTACAAGCTCATCGAGACCCTGTCGCACCGGTGGCTGGGCGACGCCGCCGAGTTGCGCGCGATCAGCAAATCCCCGCCCGGGAACGTCACCACTGAAATGGGGTTGGCGCTGGGGGATGTGGCCGATGCGGTCCGGAGTCATCCGGCGGTGATCGAATACCTGAAACAGGCGGCGGACCGGACGTTTTGGGACGGCCTGAAGGCGGTTCCCGGCGGCGCCGAGGTTTTGCCGGCCTTCCAGGATTTCTTCGCCCGCTACGGGATGCGGGGCACCGGCGAGATCGATCTGACCCGGCCGCGCTGGCGCGAGGTCCCCACCTCCCTGGTCCCGAGCATTCTCAGTCACATCCAAAGCTTCCAGCCGGGGCAGCATCGCCATGCGTTCCGGGCCGGCAAGACTGAGGCGGAACTGGCCGCGGCCCGGCTGCTGAATCGGCTTCGGGAGACGCCGGCCGGCTTTCTCAAGGCCAGGCGCATGAAACGCCTGATCGAGACGCACCGGGCCCTGATCGGAGCCAGGGAGCATCCCAAATACTTCATGGTGCAGAACCTCGACTTGATCAAGCAAGCCCTGCTGCAGGAGGCCGCCGCCCTGGTCGCCGGCGGAGTCCTTGAACATCCGGAGGATATCTTCTGGCTGTCGCTGCCGGAGATCAAAACCGCCATGGAGACGCGCCGTTTCGACCGCTCGCTCATCGGCGTCCGCCGCGAAAAATTCGAACGGGACGCGAAGCTGAGTCCGCCCCGGGCGATCACCAGCGAAGGCGAGATCATCACCGTCAAACCCGGGGCTCAGGCGCAGCCGGGCGCCTTGGCCGGGAGCCCGGTATCGGCGGGAACGGTCGAGGGCCGGGCCCGGGTCATTCTGCGGCTGGAGGAGGCGCGGATGGATAAGGGCGATATCCTGGTGGCGCCGTACACCGATCCGGGTTGGACGCCGCTCTTCCCGCTGGCGGCCGGCCTGGTGACGGAGGTGGGCGGCCTGATGACCCACGGCTCGGTCGTCGCCCGCGAATACGGCATCCCGGCGGTGGTGGGCGTCGACAATGCCACGCGCCGGATCCGGGACGGCCAGCGAATCCGGGTGGATGGCACGCGGGGGTTGGTGGAGATTTTGGAACCCGATCCGGATCCGACTTAG
- a CDS encoding helix-turn-helix domain-containing protein — MSEIFAQRLKEEREARGWTQQYLAESLGLTNGTISGYERNYREPDFLTLSRIARLLEVPTAYLLGETDRKPKAAIAEELASYDAGPHPLPNAPETAEAIALIERAWSGLTPAERRKRLDFLKNYTKLLDDPEA, encoded by the coding sequence TTGAGTGAGATCTTTGCGCAACGCTTAAAAGAGGAACGGGAAGCCCGCGGCTGGACCCAGCAGTATTTGGCGGAATCCCTGGGGCTCACCAACGGGACCATCTCCGGCTATGAGCGGAATTACCGCGAGCCGGATTTTCTGACGCTCTCCCGCATCGCCCGGCTGCTGGAGGTCCCCACCGCCTATTTGCTGGGCGAGACGGATCGCAAACCGAAAGCGGCTATCGCCGAGGAGCTGGCCTCCTACGATGCGGGCCCGCATCCGCTCCCGAACGCGCCGGAAACGGCCGAGGCCATCGCCCTGATCGAGCGGGCGTGGTCCGGGCTCACCCCGGCGGAACGCCGCAAACGGCTGGACTTTTTGAAAAACTACACCAAATTGCTGGATGATCCGGAAGCATAA
- a CDS encoding YbaN family protein: MNHCDQRRMPEPRRRSLALRLSLWGLGTLCLGLGILGVFLPVLPTTPFLLGAAFCYARSSRRFYEWLMRRRFIAARLEEFRTRGGLTARTKWSIFGVAFAMLAGAVVWINKPLMYLVFGILLGLKGWYFYFGIPTLPAAPGVAEREERDGNAG; the protein is encoded by the coding sequence ATGAACCATTGCGATCAGCGGCGGATGCCGGAGCCGCGCCGGCGGTCCCTGGCGCTCCGCCTCAGCTTATGGGGACTGGGCACCCTATGCCTGGGCCTGGGGATTCTGGGCGTTTTTCTGCCGGTCTTGCCGACCACCCCGTTTCTGTTGGGGGCGGCCTTCTGTTACGCCCGGAGTTCGCGGCGCTTCTATGAATGGCTGATGCGGCGGAGATTCATCGCCGCCCGGTTGGAGGAGTTCAGGACGCGGGGCGGGCTGACCGCCCGGACCAAATGGTCGATCTTTGGCGTCGCCTTCGCCATGCTGGCCGGAGCGGTGGTCTGGATCAACAAACCCCTGATGTACCTGGTCTTCGGGATTCTGTTGGGCCTCAAGGGCTGGTACTTCTATTTCGGCATCCCGACGCTTCCCGCCGCCCCGGGCGTGGCGGAACGAGAAGAGCGGGACGGGAATGCCGGGTAA
- a CDS encoding metal-sensing transcriptional repressor: MRECVDIPAVTARLKRIGGQIQGISAMVAKDVPCEDILIQIGAAKAALHKVGQLVLEGHLHHCVVKGIQNGDVEETLQDLANAIEQFSRMV, from the coding sequence ATGCGAGAGTGCGTTGATATTCCGGCGGTGACCGCGCGGCTGAAACGGATTGGCGGGCAGATCCAGGGCATCAGCGCCATGGTGGCCAAGGATGTGCCCTGCGAAGACATTCTGATCCAGATCGGCGCCGCCAAGGCGGCCTTGCACAAAGTGGGCCAACTGGTGCTGGAGGGGCATCTCCACCACTGCGTGGTCAAGGGGATTCAAAACGGCGATGTCGAGGAGACCCTGCAAGACCTGGCTAACGCCATCGAACAGTTCTCCCGGATGGTTTGA
- a CDS encoding GNAT family N-acetyltransferase: MTDFITLNAENIATEHICCALSDPKGRCGSAAKKDWLRERFPEGLVFRKAAVRGKVFIEYLPAEKAWFPVEAEGFTFINCLWVAGSYQGQGYGRKLLEECVAASRAKGKRGVVAVSSAKKRPFLSDKRFLEKHGFTVCDRAEPYFELLCLKFDAGSPEPRFRENARSLTVPQAEGLALYYSHQCPFTADYSGIVARQAQALGVPVYLKRYESCDEAQQAPCPASTFSLFYRGRFVTHEIPTEKKLRTLLNL; the protein is encoded by the coding sequence ATGACTGATTTCATTACCTTGAACGCGGAGAATATCGCCACGGAGCATATCTGCTGCGCGTTATCCGACCCCAAAGGCCGGTGCGGAAGCGCCGCCAAAAAGGACTGGCTGAGGGAGCGCTTTCCCGAGGGACTGGTTTTCCGGAAGGCGGCGGTCCGCGGCAAAGTTTTCATCGAATACCTGCCGGCCGAAAAGGCCTGGTTTCCGGTGGAGGCGGAGGGGTTCACCTTCATCAACTGCTTATGGGTGGCCGGCAGCTATCAAGGCCAAGGATATGGCCGGAAGCTTCTGGAGGAGTGCGTCGCCGCTTCCCGGGCCAAGGGCAAACGGGGCGTGGTGGCGGTCTCCTCGGCCAAGAAACGGCCCTTTCTGTCCGATAAGCGCTTTCTGGAGAAGCACGGCTTTACTGTCTGCGACCGGGCGGAGCCTTACTTCGAGCTGCTCTGCCTGAAGTTCGACGCCGGTTCCCCCGAGCCGCGCTTCCGGGAGAACGCCCGGTCCTTGACGGTCCCGCAAGCGGAGGGCCTGGCGCTCTACTATTCCCACCAATGCCCCTTCACCGCCGATTACAGCGGAATCGTCGCGCGGCAGGCTCAGGCCCTCGGCGTGCCCGTCTACCTGAAACGCTACGAAAGTTGCGACGAGGCGCAACAGGCGCCCTGCCCGGCCAGCACTTTCAGCCTCTTTTACCGGGGCCGGTTCGTCACCCATGAGATTCCCACCGAGAAGAAACTGCGGACCTTGTTGAACCTTTGA
- a CDS encoding TetR/AcrR family transcriptional regulator, whose protein sequence is MNTRVPQQQRGIQTKQQIIEAAMRLFSQKGFHGTNTKEIARAAGVATGCFYAYFGDKKAVFMEALTLYFAQFHQIAQEQIARLSTAGAGQKPFFKEMIRSFLKAHGVFKDFHHELTAMYYTDPAVLQLVAAYDAACIGYISRYLTGIQAQLRVTDLEAAAKVVYWSIHSVVDAIAFTAAPNEAQLVDALADMIESYLFAPSGTPAAQGVRPDDSLSPGG, encoded by the coding sequence ATGAACACCAGAGTCCCGCAACAACAACGCGGCATCCAGACGAAGCAGCAGATCATCGAGGCGGCGATGCGGCTCTTTTCGCAAAAAGGGTTTCACGGCACCAATACCAAGGAGATTGCCCGGGCGGCCGGGGTGGCCACCGGCTGCTTCTATGCTTACTTCGGCGATAAAAAGGCGGTTTTCATGGAAGCGTTGACCCTCTATTTCGCGCAGTTCCACCAGATCGCCCAGGAACAGATCGCCAGGCTTTCCACGGCGGGCGCCGGGCAAAAGCCCTTCTTCAAGGAGATGATCCGCAGTTTTCTGAAGGCCCATGGCGTCTTCAAGGACTTCCATCATGAGCTGACCGCCATGTATTACACGGACCCCGCCGTTCTGCAATTGGTCGCCGCCTACGACGCGGCCTGCATCGGCTATATCAGCCGGTATCTGACCGGAATCCAAGCGCAATTACGCGTCACCGACCTGGAAGCTGCCGCCAAAGTCGTCTATTGGTCGATCCACAGCGTGGTCGACGCCATTGCCTTCACCGCAGCGCCAAACGAGGCGCAACTCGTCGATGCGCTGGCGGACATGATTGAAAGTTATCTGTTCGCGCCTTCCGGGACCCCGGCCGCCCAGGGAGTCCGCCCGGACGACTCGCTCAGCCCGGGCGGTTGA
- a CDS encoding DNA-formamidopyrimidine glycosylase family protein encodes MIELPEAVTLARQIAATIGGRRIRKVTAAHSPHKFAWFYGDPQAYHDRLAGRTIERATAYGGMVAIGAGDAVILLGDGVGLRYHPAGAALPEKHQLLLELDDGAAVSATVQMYGGLWSFREGEFENPYYRIAQEKPFPLSEAFDAAHWQRLLEGADLRKLSAKAFLATEQRIPGLGNGVLQEILWEAAVHPKRKLAALSGAERAELFRAVRTVLARMAEAGGRDTEKDFFGKPGGYATVMSKHRVGRPCPRCGGMIKKETYLGGSVYYCEGCQAV; translated from the coding sequence ATGATCGAATTGCCCGAGGCCGTTACCCTGGCCCGCCAGATCGCCGCCACCATCGGCGGCCGGCGGATCCGGAAGGTGACGGCGGCCCATTCGCCCCACAAATTCGCCTGGTTTTACGGGGATCCCCAGGCGTATCACGACCGGCTGGCCGGCCGGACCATCGAGCGGGCGACCGCTTACGGCGGGATGGTGGCGATCGGCGCCGGAGACGCCGTCATCCTGCTCGGCGACGGGGTGGGCTTGCGCTATCACCCGGCCGGCGCGGCGCTGCCGGAAAAGCACCAGCTCCTCCTGGAGCTGGACGACGGCGCGGCGGTCAGCGCCACGGTACAGATGTACGGCGGGCTGTGGAGCTTCCGGGAGGGCGAGTTTGAGAACCCGTACTACCGGATCGCCCAAGAGAAGCCCTTCCCGCTGTCGGAAGCCTTCGACGCCGCGCATTGGCAGCGGCTGCTGGAGGGGGCCGACCTCCGCAAGCTGAGCGCCAAGGCTTTTTTAGCCACCGAGCAGCGGATCCCGGGCCTCGGCAACGGCGTGCTCCAGGAGATCCTCTGGGAGGCGGCGGTTCACCCCAAGCGCAAGCTGGCCGCCTTGTCCGGCGCGGAGCGGGCGGAGCTGTTCCGGGCGGTCCGGACCGTGCTGGCCCGGATGGCCGAGGCGGGCGGCCGGGACACCGAGAAAGACTTTTTCGGCAAACCGGGCGGCTACGCGACCGTCATGAGCAAGCACCGGGTGGGACGGCCTTGCCCCCGTTGCGGCGGAATGATCAAAAAAGAGACTTATCTTGGCGGCAGCGTGTATTACTGCGAAGGCTGCCAGGCGGTTTAG
- a CDS encoding class I SAM-dependent methyltransferase, which produces MEGSPVNAAAMRLGKVEFALMNNPLRRLLQRKVEFGAFLSLLEKQRIDLAGKVIMDAGCGSGYSTELILKAFRPARVIAFDLMPEQIRLAARRGLPAEFAVGDMTRIDCADGFCDAAFVFGVLHHIPEWRLALAELRRVLKPGGVLLAEEPEYRFHWTELMAGMGAAGLEVVECRALYWGYFHTYLCRRVG; this is translated from the coding sequence ATGGAGGGTAGTCCGGTAAACGCCGCGGCGATGCGCCTCGGGAAAGTGGAGTTCGCGCTGATGAACAATCCGCTGCGGCGACTGCTCCAACGGAAGGTTGAATTCGGCGCTTTTTTGTCACTCCTGGAGAAACAGCGGATCGACCTGGCGGGCAAGGTGATCATGGATGCCGGTTGCGGCTCGGGATACAGCACCGAACTGATACTCAAAGCCTTTCGACCGGCCCGGGTGATCGCGTTCGATCTGATGCCCGAACAGATCCGGCTGGCCGCCCGGAGAGGGCTGCCGGCGGAGTTTGCGGTAGGGGACATGACCCGGATCGATTGTGCCGATGGCTTTTGCGACGCGGCCTTCGTCTTCGGCGTGCTGCATCATATTCCGGAGTGGCGGCTGGCCCTGGCCGAGCTGCGCCGGGTGCTGAAGCCCGGCGGCGTGCTGCTGGCGGAGGAGCCGGAGTACCGTTTTCACTGGACCGAACTGATGGCCGGGATGGGCGCTGCCGGACTGGAAGTCGTCGAATGCCGGGCGCTCTACTGGGGCTATTTTCATACCTATTTATGCAGGAGGGTCGGATGA
- a CDS encoding heavy metal translocating P-type ATPase has protein sequence MDKLKEWAADGEKRAAVALALSGLAVLLSFLGWTQGVLPFDIAWVAILLCGVPIIRGAVAGLVTALDIRADVLVSIALVASVIIGETFAAAEIAFIMAVGALLEERTVRKARQGIEKLVRLQPRTARLVRDGAETVVPAAAVRLGDILRVLPGEAIAVDGVITAGQTAIDQSVMTGESLPVDKRPGDAVLSGAVNQFGAFEMRATKVGEDSSLQRMIRLVEAADANQAKIVRLTDRWATWIVAGALLAALGTWLFTGEIIRAVTILVVFCPCALVLATPTAVMAGIGNAARHGILIRSGEVLERLAQVKRIAFDKTGTLSHGKPSVVAVESAVPERTDEELLQLAAAAEQRSEHPLGRAIFHHAQQLEIGLPEPEEFAMLPGRGVRARIQGRTVLAGNPDLLAGGGITLPPELRASAAQYLKRGCTVIFVAIDAAPAGLIALSDTLRDNARNIVDRLQAERIRPVLLTGDNRQAASHLAQRIGINDVRSELLPEDKASFIASCQNVGGELVCMVGDGVNDALALKTAWVGVAMGGIGSDIAVEAADIALVNDDITRLPHLLRLAKRTFHTIRTNIIVSLALNCGAIILAALGLLGPVAGALVHNAGSVAVILNSALLLKMKDSEAPPKIRAAA, from the coding sequence ATGGACAAGTTGAAAGAATGGGCGGCGGACGGGGAAAAACGCGCCGCCGTGGCGCTGGCCCTTTCCGGGCTGGCGGTGTTGCTCAGTTTTTTGGGGTGGACCCAAGGGGTCCTGCCGTTTGATATCGCCTGGGTCGCGATTCTCCTTTGCGGCGTGCCGATCATCCGGGGGGCGGTGGCCGGCCTCGTCACCGCGCTGGATATCCGCGCCGACGTTCTGGTCTCCATCGCGCTGGTGGCGTCGGTGATCATCGGCGAGACCTTCGCCGCCGCCGAGATCGCCTTCATCATGGCCGTCGGCGCGCTGCTGGAGGAACGCACGGTCCGCAAGGCGCGCCAGGGCATTGAAAAACTGGTGCGTCTCCAACCGCGCACCGCCCGGCTGGTCCGCGACGGCGCCGAAACCGTGGTCCCGGCGGCAGCGGTGCGGCTTGGGGATATCCTGCGGGTGCTGCCGGGAGAAGCCATCGCGGTCGACGGGGTGATCACCGCCGGACAGACCGCCATCGACCAATCGGTGATGACCGGCGAGTCGCTGCCCGTCGACAAGCGGCCGGGCGACGCGGTACTGAGCGGCGCGGTCAATCAATTCGGCGCCTTCGAGATGCGGGCGACCAAAGTCGGGGAGGACAGCTCGCTGCAACGGATGATCCGCCTGGTGGAAGCGGCCGACGCCAACCAGGCCAAGATCGTGCGGCTGACCGACCGCTGGGCCACCTGGATCGTGGCCGGCGCGCTCCTGGCGGCGCTGGGGACCTGGCTTTTCACCGGGGAGATCATCCGCGCCGTGACGATTCTGGTGGTCTTCTGCCCCTGCGCCTTGGTGCTGGCGACCCCCACCGCGGTCATGGCCGGCATCGGCAATGCCGCCCGCCACGGGATCCTGATCCGCTCCGGCGAAGTGCTGGAACGGCTGGCCCAGGTGAAGCGGATCGCCTTCGACAAGACCGGGACATTAAGCCATGGCAAGCCGAGCGTCGTCGCGGTGGAGAGCGCCGTCCCGGAACGGACCGATGAAGAACTGTTGCAGCTGGCGGCGGCCGCCGAGCAACGCTCCGAACATCCCCTGGGCCGGGCCATCTTTCATCATGCGCAACAGCTGGAAATCGGGCTGCCGGAACCGGAGGAATTCGCGATGCTGCCGGGGCGGGGCGTGCGCGCCCGGATCCAGGGCCGGACGGTACTGGCGGGCAACCCCGACCTGCTGGCCGGCGGCGGCATCACGCTGCCGCCGGAGCTGCGCGCCAGCGCCGCCCAATACCTGAAACGGGGCTGCACGGTCATTTTTGTGGCCATCGACGCCGCCCCGGCCGGCCTGATCGCGCTCTCCGACACCCTGCGCGACAACGCCCGGAACATCGTCGACCGGCTTCAGGCCGAACGCATCCGGCCCGTGCTGCTGACCGGCGACAACCGGCAGGCAGCCTCCCATCTGGCGCAGCGCATCGGCATCAACGACGTCCGCTCCGAACTGCTGCCGGAGGATAAGGCCTCCTTCATCGCCTCCTGCCAAAATGTCGGCGGCGAACTGGTGTGCATGGTAGGCGACGGCGTCAACGACGCCCTGGCGCTCAAGACCGCCTGGGTGGGCGTAGCCATGGGCGGCATCGGCAGCGACATCGCGGTGGAGGCGGCCGATATCGCGCTGGTGAACGACGACATTACCCGCCTCCCCCACCTGCTGCGGCTGGCCAAACGGACCTTTCATACCATCCGGACCAACATCATCGTATCGCTGGCGCTCAACTGCGGCGCGATCATCCTGGCGGCCCTGGGCCTGTTGGGACCGGTCGCCGGCGCGCTGGTGCACAATGCCGGTTCGGTGGCGGTGATTCTCAATTCGGCGCTGCTCCTAAAGATGAAGGACAGCGAGGCTCCGCCGAAGATCCGGGCGGCGGCCTAA